The following nucleotide sequence is from Arcobacter sp. F155.
ATGAGCTGCTGTAGGCATATTACGAACACGACCTTTTCCTTTTGCTACAGTTGGGAACACAATAGATTTTGCGTATACACCTTCTTCATTTAGACGCTTACTAAATTCTTGTGTTAACACTTCGTCCCCAATAATACAAGGTGTAATTGGCGTTTCACTTTCCCCAATGTTAAAGCCAAGTTCTTTTAATCCTTGTTTTAAGTAGCGGCCATTTTCCCATAAACGATCATGTAACTCTGTGCTTTCCATTAAGATTTCAATTGATCTCATGCAAGCTGCTGGCGCGACACGTTTCTCTATAAGCGTTTAGACGTGAAGTGAGAGTGTTGCTGAAATTTATCTTAAGCAACAATAACTAATATATCGAGAGTTGGAATGAAAATCGTCATGTTGAATTGAAACAACTCCATTAATACTCCTACATGCATGATTTGTTAGTAGAC
It contains:
- a CDS encoding aminotransferase class I/II-fold pyridoxal phosphate-dependent enzyme, encoding MRSIEILMESTELHDRLWENGRYLKQGLKELGFNIGESETPITPCIIGDEVLTQEFSKRLNEEGVYAKSIVFPTVAKGKGRVRNMPTAAH